From Microbacterium invictum, the proteins below share one genomic window:
- the mgtE gene encoding magnesium transporter, whose amino-acid sequence MPAVSDLDHIRSLIHDRFLIELSESMQPMPVREIVATIGSLPSAEAALVFRLLDKDTAIAVFDVLDPAAQADLIETLGHTEFAEMISTLEPDEQTRLFDELPAKVAKRMLASLDPHQRDAAMALLGYRPGSVGRHMSPEPLTASVDDTVGDVLRRVRAADGGVAAYAAIPVLTQGRVLVGVIDLIELLRHDVPEPVASFMDADPVSARTDDDVERIARRSLDHGDLLLPVVDREDRLVGSFPIADAALIDKEAVAEDQARAGASEPLRRPYLLTSVRRIARTRIVWLLVLAVSAVLTVHVLELFEATLSQQVALALFIPLLIGIGGNTGSQAATTVTRALALGDVGLRDILRVAWKEVRTGLLLGLVLAILAFTVATLIYDIGIGTVIGVTLLLNCPIAATVGGVIPLVARACRVDPAVFSTPFISTFCDASGLIVYFTVAITVLNL is encoded by the coding sequence ATGCCTGCCGTTTCCGATCTCGACCACATCCGGTCTCTCATCCATGACCGTTTCCTGATCGAGCTGTCCGAGTCGATGCAGCCGATGCCGGTGAGGGAGATCGTCGCCACGATCGGCTCGCTGCCGTCGGCAGAGGCGGCGCTCGTGTTTCGCCTTCTCGACAAGGACACCGCCATCGCCGTGTTCGATGTGCTCGACCCAGCCGCCCAGGCCGACCTGATCGAGACGCTGGGTCACACCGAGTTCGCTGAGATGATCTCCACTCTCGAGCCCGACGAGCAGACCCGGCTTTTCGACGAGCTTCCCGCGAAGGTCGCGAAGCGGATGCTCGCCTCCCTCGACCCGCACCAGCGGGATGCCGCGATGGCGCTCCTGGGCTATCGGCCGGGGTCGGTCGGCCGCCACATGTCGCCCGAACCGCTGACCGCGTCCGTGGATGACACCGTCGGCGACGTGCTGCGACGCGTCCGGGCCGCAGACGGCGGCGTCGCCGCCTACGCGGCGATCCCGGTGCTCACGCAGGGGCGAGTCCTCGTCGGTGTCATCGACCTGATCGAGCTCCTGCGGCACGATGTGCCCGAGCCGGTCGCATCCTTCATGGATGCCGACCCGGTCAGCGCCCGCACCGACGACGACGTCGAGCGGATCGCCCGGCGCAGCCTCGACCACGGTGACCTTCTGCTGCCGGTCGTCGACAGGGAGGATCGCCTCGTCGGGTCATTCCCGATCGCGGACGCCGCCCTCATCGACAAAGAGGCCGTCGCTGAAGACCAGGCGAGAGCCGGTGCGAGCGAACCGCTGCGTCGGCCTTATCTGCTGACCTCTGTGCGCCGCATCGCCAGGACCCGCATCGTGTGGCTGCTGGTCCTGGCGGTGTCCGCCGTGCTGACGGTGCACGTGTTGGAGCTGTTCGAGGCGACACTGTCACAACAGGTCGCGCTGGCGCTGTTCATTCCCCTGCTCATCGGCATCGGGGGCAACACCGGTTCGCAGGCGGCCACCACCGTGACGCGCGCGCTTGCGCTCGGTGACGTCGGGTTGCGCGACATCCTGCGCGTCGCGTGGAAGGAGGTGCGCACCGGATTGCTCCTGGGCCTCGTGCTGGCCATCCTCGCGTTCACGGTCGCGACGCTGATCTATGACATCGGGATCGGTACCGTCATCGGCGTCACCCTGCTGCTGAACTGCCCGATCGCGGCGACGGTCGGCGGGGTGATCCCCCTGGTCGCTCGTGCCTGTCGTGTCGACCCGGCCGTCTTCTCGACGCCCTTCATCTCCACGTTCTGTGATGCGAGCGGGTTGATCGTCTACTTCACGGTCGCCATCACGGTGCTGAACCTCTAG
- a CDS encoding aldehyde dehydrogenase family protein, whose amino-acid sequence MSIIVESNLIAGRFTADGAGDPIPVLNPATGDVIGHVPAMGPAEVDAAVSAAVEGARVWKKTGQLARGRVLLDAAALIRAEGDELVEVIVAEMGKTRAEATGEVGKTAEFFEYYGGVGRLPYGELIPDGRPGTFALQRHEPIGAVLLVTPWNDPLLTPARKMAPALIAGNAVVIKPATETPLVTLRLADILHRAGLPAGVLGTVTGRGSQIGDVLTTDPRFAAVSFTGSTEVGLALQRKLGGTGVRVQTEMGGKNAAVVLADADLDLAVPILMAGAFGQAGQRCTATSRLIVERPIAEELTARLTAAVQALRVGPGGADGVDLGPVVSLAQQRDIAARVDAGLAGGAEVIAKTAVDVGLLTGGAFVEPILLTVDAQNPLWREEVFGPVLGIRVVDSIDEAIDAVNDSAYGLSSAVFTRSLESAFRFIDDVDTGQVSVNQPTSGWDIHQPFGGFKESGSAFKEQGLDALHFYTRVKTVAVRTH is encoded by the coding sequence GTGAGCATCATCGTCGAATCCAACCTCATCGCCGGACGGTTCACCGCCGACGGTGCGGGCGACCCGATCCCGGTGCTGAACCCGGCCACGGGCGATGTCATCGGGCACGTTCCCGCAATGGGTCCCGCTGAGGTGGATGCCGCCGTCTCGGCCGCCGTCGAAGGTGCGAGGGTCTGGAAGAAGACTGGGCAGCTCGCCCGTGGCCGGGTGCTCCTGGATGCCGCGGCACTCATCCGCGCGGAGGGCGACGAACTCGTCGAGGTCATCGTCGCAGAGATGGGCAAGACCCGCGCCGAGGCGACCGGCGAGGTCGGCAAGACGGCCGAGTTCTTCGAGTACTACGGCGGCGTCGGCCGGCTGCCCTACGGCGAGCTCATCCCCGACGGCCGTCCCGGCACCTTCGCCCTGCAGCGGCACGAGCCGATCGGGGCCGTGCTGCTGGTGACGCCCTGGAACGACCCGCTGCTGACCCCGGCGCGCAAGATGGCTCCCGCCCTCATCGCCGGCAACGCCGTCGTCATCAAGCCGGCGACCGAGACTCCCCTCGTCACGCTGCGCCTCGCCGACATCCTGCACCGTGCAGGTCTTCCCGCGGGCGTGCTCGGCACCGTCACCGGACGCGGCTCGCAGATCGGCGACGTCCTGACCACCGACCCCCGGTTCGCTGCGGTGTCGTTCACCGGCTCCACCGAGGTGGGCCTCGCCCTGCAGCGCAAGCTCGGCGGCACCGGCGTGCGCGTGCAGACCGAGATGGGAGGCAAGAACGCCGCCGTGGTCCTCGCCGACGCCGATCTCGATCTTGCCGTGCCGATCCTGATGGCCGGCGCATTCGGCCAGGCCGGTCAGCGGTGCACGGCGACCAGCCGGCTCATCGTGGAGCGCCCGATCGCAGAGGAGCTCACCGCCCGTCTGACGGCTGCGGTCCAGGCGCTGCGGGTCGGGCCGGGCGGCGCCGACGGGGTCGACCTCGGCCCGGTGGTCAGCCTCGCCCAGCAGCGCGACATCGCCGCGCGCGTCGACGCCGGCCTGGCCGGGGGCGCCGAGGTGATCGCCAAGACGGCGGTCGACGTCGGCTTGCTCACCGGCGGTGCGTTCGTCGAGCCGATCCTGCTGACCGTCGACGCGCAGAACCCGCTGTGGCGGGAAGAGGTCTTCGGGCCGGTCCTCGGCATCCGCGTCGTCGACTCCATCGACGAGGCCATCGACGCGGTGAACGATTCTGCCTACGGCCTGTCGAGCGCCGTGTTCACCCGCAGCCTCGAGTCCGCCTTCCGCTTCATCGACGATGTCGACACCGGCCAGGTGTCGGTGAACCAGCCCACCAGCGGCTGGGACATCCACCAGCCGTTCGGCGGCTTCAAGGAGTCGGGTTCGGCGTTCAAGGAGCAGGGCCTCGACGCCCTCCATTTCTACACGCGCGTGAAGACCGTCGCGGTGAGGACGCACTGA
- the lhgO gene encoding L-2-hydroxyglutarate oxidase has protein sequence MGEQIGVIGGGIVGIALARELSAAGAEVTVLEKEARLSQHQTGHNSGVVHAGLYYAPGSLKATLCAKGRDQIRDYCIEKGLPYREVGKLVVAVDESELPALAEIERRSLENGVPGLTRIDDVTRLHEIEPHVAGVAAVHSPHTAVVDYASITEAMAQDVRAAGGKIRLHSEVTGIRLENGRVRVISTGGEFVFDRVIAAAGLQSDVIAKLVGADASPKILPFRGEYWELRHDRTDLVKGMIYPVPDPRFPFLGVHFTRGVYDNVHVGPNAVPALAREGYNWLTVSPKDTWESLRWPGAWPLAKQHWRMGADEISASLIKVRYFQKARRFVPELTMSDLDYKSAAGVRAQAWGRGGELLDDFAVDQVGPVTVLRNAPSPAATSSIAIAQYVVEHFLADTRA, from the coding sequence ATGGGGGAGCAGATCGGCGTCATCGGCGGTGGGATCGTCGGTATCGCGCTCGCCCGCGAGCTGTCGGCGGCAGGCGCTGAGGTCACGGTTCTCGAGAAGGAGGCCCGGCTCTCGCAGCATCAGACCGGCCACAACTCCGGCGTCGTGCACGCCGGGCTGTACTACGCGCCCGGCTCGCTGAAGGCGACGCTGTGCGCGAAGGGCCGCGACCAGATCCGCGACTACTGCATCGAGAAGGGCCTACCGTACCGCGAGGTCGGCAAGCTCGTCGTCGCCGTGGACGAGAGCGAGCTGCCCGCGCTGGCCGAGATCGAGCGTCGCTCCCTCGAGAACGGGGTGCCCGGCCTCACCCGCATCGACGACGTCACGCGGCTGCATGAGATCGAGCCGCACGTCGCGGGTGTCGCGGCCGTCCACTCGCCGCACACCGCGGTCGTCGACTACGCGAGCATCACCGAGGCGATGGCCCAGGACGTACGGGCCGCGGGCGGGAAGATCCGCCTGCACAGCGAGGTCACCGGCATCCGCCTCGAGAACGGCCGGGTGCGAGTCATCTCGACCGGCGGCGAGTTCGTCTTCGACCGGGTGATCGCCGCCGCAGGCCTGCAATCCGACGTCATCGCGAAGCTCGTCGGCGCCGACGCATCGCCGAAGATCCTGCCGTTCCGCGGCGAGTACTGGGAACTGAGGCACGACCGCACCGACTTGGTGAAGGGCATGATCTACCCCGTGCCCGATCCGCGTTTCCCGTTCCTCGGCGTGCACTTCACCCGCGGCGTGTACGACAACGTGCACGTCGGCCCGAACGCCGTGCCCGCACTTGCCCGCGAGGGCTACAACTGGCTCACCGTCTCGCCGAAGGACACCTGGGAGTCGCTGCGCTGGCCGGGCGCCTGGCCGCTGGCCAAGCAGCACTGGCGCATGGGCGCCGACGAGATCAGCGCGTCGTTGATCAAAGTGCGGTACTTCCAGAAGGCGCGACGATTCGTCCCCGAGCTGACGATGAGCGATCTCGACTACAAGAGCGCCGCCGGCGTCCGCGCGCAGGCGTGGGGACGGGGCGGCGAGCTGCTGGACGACTTCGCCGTCGATCAGGTGGGCCCGGTCACTGTGCTGCGCAATGCGCCGTCGCCGGCCGCGACCAGCTCGATCGCGATCGCCCAGTACGTCGTCGAGCACTTCCTCGCCGACACGCGCGCGTAG
- a CDS encoding flavodoxin family protein — protein sequence MRTIALYGTESGRAEAIAETIARTFPDRDVEVVNMADAETGIFRPGILYLIVCATHGGGELPGFAQFLHDDLADLSPDLTGVTYAVFGLGDTGYVGKYNRGSHQFDELLTGLGATRVGPFGEHDESTHEDHVALGTQWVQAVFDATAP from the coding sequence ATGCGGACCATCGCGCTCTACGGCACCGAGTCCGGCCGCGCCGAGGCCATCGCGGAGACCATTGCACGCACCTTCCCCGACCGAGACGTCGAGGTCGTCAACATGGCGGATGCGGAGACCGGCATCTTCCGGCCCGGCATCCTGTATCTGATCGTCTGCGCGACCCATGGGGGCGGTGAGCTGCCCGGGTTCGCCCAATTCCTGCACGATGACCTCGCCGACCTCTCTCCGGATCTGACCGGCGTGACGTACGCGGTGTTCGGCCTGGGCGACACCGGATACGTCGGCAAGTACAACCGTGGCTCGCACCAGTTCGACGAGCTGCTGACCGGTCTCGGTGCGACGCGGGTGGGCCCCTTCGGGGAGCATGACGAGAGCACCCACGAAGACCACGTCGCCCTCGGGACGCAGTGGGTGCAGGCGGTCTTCGACGCGACTGCGCCATGA
- a CDS encoding MFS transporter, with the protein MTAGSVDPGTRQMLWRFAPMIYGPTLLFGLGEGALLPLLPVIAASLGADIAQAALIASALVVARLIGNLPAGWLVARIGERYTMAIAGLLALAGACGVLVAPNVGVLAVSVFGIGLCASAFGLARHAFMTTRVPLAYRARALSVLGGSFRLGMFTGPFVAAAVLAIWHDERAVTWFFIACLVALVVLVLVGRDPEDELAAEGHALHRSGRAAAAERAAVPPAGVFRTMWHHRGVLARLGVSAATLSAMRQARVYLLPLWGVSLQLDAGVIALIVGLTGALEFALFYSSGQIMDRWGRLWACLPSMLIMGSAFFGLAFTHDVPNATGWFIAGAVLVGVGNGLSAGISMTLGADVAPRPEPAAFLGSWRTLTDAGGAAAPLLIAGLSAAVSLPFATAVIGVVGLVGALGFWRYVPRYVPHAG; encoded by the coding sequence ATGACCGCGGGCTCGGTCGATCCCGGCACTCGGCAGATGCTGTGGCGCTTCGCGCCGATGATCTACGGGCCGACGCTGCTGTTCGGTCTCGGTGAGGGCGCCCTGCTGCCGCTGCTGCCGGTCATCGCGGCCTCGCTCGGCGCAGACATCGCACAGGCCGCGCTCATCGCCTCGGCCCTCGTCGTCGCCCGGCTGATCGGCAACCTCCCCGCGGGGTGGCTCGTCGCCCGCATCGGCGAGCGGTACACGATGGCCATCGCCGGACTCCTCGCCCTCGCCGGCGCGTGCGGCGTGCTCGTCGCGCCGAATGTCGGCGTGCTCGCGGTCTCGGTCTTCGGAATCGGCCTGTGCGCGTCGGCGTTCGGGCTCGCGCGGCACGCCTTCATGACCACGCGCGTGCCGCTCGCCTACCGTGCGCGCGCCCTGTCGGTGCTGGGCGGCTCGTTCCGCCTCGGCATGTTCACCGGGCCGTTCGTCGCGGCAGCGGTCCTCGCGATCTGGCACGACGAACGCGCCGTCACGTGGTTCTTCATCGCCTGCCTCGTCGCCCTCGTCGTGCTCGTGCTCGTCGGGCGCGACCCCGAGGATGAGCTCGCCGCCGAGGGCCATGCTCTGCACCGTAGCGGCCGAGCCGCCGCGGCAGAGCGCGCAGCCGTGCCGCCGGCGGGCGTGTTCCGGACGATGTGGCACCACCGCGGCGTGCTCGCCCGTCTCGGCGTGTCGGCCGCAACGCTGTCGGCGATGCGGCAGGCGCGCGTCTACCTGTTGCCGTTGTGGGGCGTCTCACTCCAACTGGATGCCGGGGTCATCGCTCTGATCGTCGGGCTCACCGGCGCGCTCGAGTTCGCCCTGTTCTACTCCAGCGGCCAGATCATGGACCGCTGGGGACGCCTGTGGGCGTGCCTGCCCTCGATGCTGATCATGGGTTCCGCATTCTTCGGGCTCGCCTTCACGCATGACGTGCCGAACGCGACCGGGTGGTTCATCGCGGGAGCGGTGCTGGTCGGCGTCGGCAACGGCCTGTCGGCGGGCATCTCGATGACCCTCGGCGCCGACGTCGCGCCACGACCCGAGCCGGCCGCGTTCCTGGGATCGTGGCGCACGCTCACGGATGCCGGTGGTGCGGCCGCACCGCTGCTCATCGCCGGCTTGTCCGCCGCCGTATCGCTGCCGTTCGCCACCGCGGTCATCGGCGTCGTCGGACTCGTGGGGGCCTTGGGATTCTGGCGGTACGTGCCACGGTACGTCCCGCACGCCGGCTGA
- a CDS encoding antibiotic biosynthesis monooxygenase encodes MSGAEVTVVARVHPDRERVDAAVAAVQAAVAGIRAEDGCRQYDPHLADDGTFVIVERWASREALAAHNTGAAVQVLRDGLAGLTVAPTQVTVATAL; translated from the coding sequence GTGAGCGGGGCCGAGGTCACGGTCGTCGCGCGCGTCCATCCCGACCGGGAGCGGGTGGATGCCGCGGTGGCGGCAGTGCAGGCCGCTGTGGCCGGCATCCGGGCCGAGGACGGATGCCGGCAGTACGATCCCCACCTCGCCGACGACGGCACGTTCGTCATCGTCGAGCGGTGGGCGTCGCGCGAGGCGCTCGCCGCCCACAACACGGGCGCTGCCGTCCAGGTGCTGCGCGATGGGCTCGCCGGACTGACGGTCGCACCCACGCAGGTCACGGTGGCGACGGCGCTGTAA
- a CDS encoding GlcG/HbpS family heme-binding protein gives MPKNVQQDDAEKIMEVAEREALRLGKGLSIAVVDSGGFVVSIRRFDGARPMTPLIALSKAYTSAVMQRPSGMLKGWSQSDPVFFGKVGDMGQFPIVATGGGVTLKREGEFVGGVGVSGGTPGEDEAIAQLILTELGYETDFAEWAGAREAASIEKD, from the coding sequence ATGCCGAAGAACGTGCAGCAGGATGACGCAGAGAAGATCATGGAGGTCGCCGAACGCGAGGCGCTGCGGCTGGGCAAGGGCCTGTCGATCGCCGTCGTCGACTCGGGCGGCTTCGTCGTGAGCATCCGCCGCTTCGACGGGGCGCGCCCGATGACGCCGCTCATCGCGCTGTCGAAGGCGTACACCTCGGCGGTCATGCAGCGCCCCTCGGGCATGCTGAAGGGCTGGTCGCAGTCCGACCCGGTGTTCTTCGGCAAGGTCGGCGACATGGGCCAGTTCCCGATCGTCGCGACAGGCGGCGGCGTCACCCTCAAGCGCGAGGGCGAGTTCGTCGGCGGCGTCGGCGTCTCGGGCGGCACGCCCGGCGAGGACGAGGCGATCGCGCAGCTGATCCTCACCGAGCTCGGGTACGAAACCGACTTCGCCGAGTGGGCCGGCGCCCGCGAAGCGGCATCCATCGAAAAGGACTGA
- a CDS encoding alpha/beta fold hydrolase gives MPIVDNDGTKIYYEVHGSGSPVLFVHGSGGHHAAWWQQVVALREHHTVVTLDLRGFGNSDKDETYDSRSFPGDIVAVIEDADLHDAVLLGQSIGAAAALKAALRVADRIRGVILAHSLGGIDHPEITPLVTADRAEAEKLPVIDRLLTTRFREDEAAKTFLFTQMGTFNKARMQDLRNLSSDGPSIEQIAAAAFGIAFLAGEKDAVLSPATVTKAHELVSGSLLEIVPGAPHSMYWERPDLFNAAVKKLVDELEGN, from the coding sequence ATGCCCATCGTCGACAACGACGGCACCAAGATCTACTACGAGGTGCACGGCTCCGGATCGCCCGTGCTGTTCGTGCACGGCTCGGGCGGGCACCACGCCGCCTGGTGGCAGCAGGTCGTCGCGCTGCGCGAGCATCACACCGTCGTCACGCTCGATCTGCGCGGCTTCGGCAACTCCGACAAGGACGAGACGTACGACAGCCGGAGCTTCCCCGGCGACATCGTCGCCGTCATCGAGGATGCCGATCTGCACGACGCGGTGCTGCTCGGCCAGTCCATCGGCGCGGCCGCAGCGCTGAAAGCGGCACTCCGGGTGGCCGACCGCATCCGCGGCGTCATCCTGGCCCACTCGCTGGGCGGCATCGATCACCCCGAGATCACGCCGTTGGTCACCGCAGACCGGGCAGAGGCAGAGAAGCTGCCGGTCATCGACCGACTGCTCACCACCCGGTTCCGCGAGGACGAGGCCGCCAAGACATTCCTCTTCACGCAGATGGGCACCTTCAACAAGGCCCGCATGCAGGATCTGCGAAACCTCTCGAGCGACGGACCGTCGATCGAGCAGATCGCCGCCGCCGCATTCGGCATCGCGTTCCTCGCGGGGGAGAAGGACGCCGTGCTGAGCCCGGCCACCGTGACCAAGGCGCACGAGCTCGTCTCGGGCTCGCTGCTGGAGATCGTGCCCGGTGCCCCGCACTCCATGTACTGGGAGCGGCCGGACCTGTTCAACGCCGCTGTGAAGAAGCTCGTCGACGAGTTGGAAGGGAACTGA
- a CDS encoding VOC family protein, whose translation MSTTDTTAGPTDVAKGFALPEPKFDDQGRSIEPKYIHHVNFPTTNIDRTVEWYTKVFGLKRVMPKSNTRVVLMTKGRFDLHFTPVEEMDRMAPYHFAMEVEDWDGFLGHLDSLGIRHTRPVERPENQSKFCYIHDPDHTMIELVFHGKRPA comes from the coding sequence ATGAGCACCACCGACACGACCGCCGGCCCGACCGACGTGGCCAAGGGCTTCGCGCTGCCCGAGCCCAAGTTCGACGACCAGGGCCGCAGCATCGAGCCGAAGTACATCCACCATGTGAACTTCCCGACGACCAACATCGACCGCACGGTCGAGTGGTACACGAAGGTCTTCGGCCTCAAGCGGGTCATGCCCAAGAGCAACACCCGCGTGGTGCTGATGACCAAGGGCCGCTTCGACCTGCACTTCACCCCGGTCGAGGAGATGGACCGCATGGCGCCGTACCACTTCGCCATGGAGGTGGAGGACTGGGACGGTTTCCTCGGCCACCTCGACAGCCTCGGCATCCGCCACACCCGACCCGTCGAGCGCCCCGAGAACCAGTCGAAGTTCTGCTACATCCACGACCCCGACCACACGATGATCGAGCTCGTCTTCCACGGCAAGCGTCCCGCCTGA
- a CDS encoding fumarylacetoacetate hydrolase family protein, whose amino-acid sequence MRYARCARDGREFFAIVEQGEVIEISAAPWLAHERGLRHPLADVVLLPPVVPPTFYAAGFNYKAHNRHHEELGYDPVKVGDRPEVGYRAQSALVGHDAAIVKPAGVEGRFETEAEVVAVIGTTLKHATREQAQAAVFGWTIGNDVSAREWQHADRTFYRAKNADTFKPMGPWISTDVDPLASTTTVRRNGVVDATFATGDMIFDPYDFIVEMTKYITLQPGDVLWMGADGNTPMAVGDVIDIDISGIGTLTNRVVAEGRDNEPTERMPR is encoded by the coding sequence ATGCGGTACGCCCGGTGTGCGCGAGACGGACGCGAGTTCTTCGCGATCGTCGAGCAGGGTGAGGTCATCGAGATCTCGGCGGCGCCGTGGCTCGCCCACGAGCGCGGGCTCCGGCATCCACTCGCCGACGTCGTCCTGCTGCCGCCCGTCGTGCCGCCGACGTTCTACGCCGCCGGGTTCAACTACAAGGCGCACAACCGCCATCACGAAGAGCTCGGGTACGACCCGGTGAAGGTCGGCGACCGGCCCGAGGTCGGCTACCGCGCGCAGAGCGCCCTGGTGGGCCACGATGCCGCCATCGTGAAGCCGGCCGGCGTCGAGGGCCGGTTCGAGACCGAGGCCGAGGTCGTCGCCGTGATCGGCACGACGCTCAAGCATGCGACACGCGAGCAGGCGCAGGCGGCCGTGTTCGGCTGGACGATCGGCAATGACGTCTCGGCGCGCGAATGGCAGCATGCCGATCGCACGTTCTACCGGGCCAAGAACGCCGACACCTTCAAGCCCATGGGGCCGTGGATCTCGACCGACGTCGACCCCCTGGCATCCACGACCACCGTCCGCCGCAACGGCGTCGTCGACGCGACCTTCGCCACCGGCGACATGATCTTCGACCCGTACGACTTCATCGTCGAGATGACGAAGTACATCACCCTCCAGCCCGGCGATGTCCTGTGGATGGGCGCCGACGGCAACACGCCCATGGCCGTCGGCGACGTCATCGACATCGACATCTCGGGCATCGGCACACTCACCAACCGCGTCGTCGCCGAGGGGCGCGACAACGAACCAACAGAAAGGATGCCGCGATGA
- a CDS encoding NAD-dependent succinate-semialdehyde dehydrogenase, which translates to MTILTEAPSTAAEIYATARLGLYIDGEWRTGAAGRVFDVLNPATNEVIGQVPRAETSDLDDALAAAERAFPLWRDTSAFEKSRILLKAVALLRERAPEIGRLMAIEQGKPLKDAVTEVTRVSGTLEWCAQESRRLYGRIIPTDVDTSLTVRYEPVGVVGAIVPWNFPAGSPMRKMSAAISAGCALVIKASQEVPATVCALAEVFHDAGLPKGVLNLVFGRGAETSEHLIDSPATRLIAFTGSVPVGKQLNARAGALMKPTIMELGGHAPVIIAADADPVQAARRTSAAKWANAGQVCTSPSRIFVHESIAAEFTAELVRLAAELVVGEPLAEGVTMGPLINEKRVEATEHLVQDAVAHGATVAFGGERLSGEGRAEGGYYYAPTILTGVPLDAEVMSEEPFGPIAPITTFTDLDEAIRIANSLPFGLAAYGFTESASTADILARGFEAGILSINHCGGSVTEAPSGGVKESGLGRESGPEGVQAYLITKRVSHKLR; encoded by the coding sequence ATGACCATCCTCACTGAAGCACCCAGCACCGCGGCCGAGATCTACGCCACGGCCCGACTCGGCCTCTACATCGACGGCGAGTGGCGCACCGGCGCCGCCGGCCGCGTCTTCGACGTGCTGAACCCCGCCACGAACGAGGTCATCGGACAGGTTCCGCGCGCCGAGACGAGCGACCTCGACGACGCACTCGCCGCCGCCGAGCGCGCGTTCCCGCTGTGGCGCGACACTTCGGCGTTCGAGAAGAGCCGCATCCTCCTGAAGGCCGTCGCGCTGCTGCGCGAGCGTGCCCCCGAGATCGGCCGGCTCATGGCGATCGAGCAGGGCAAGCCGCTGAAGGATGCCGTGACCGAGGTCACGCGCGTCTCGGGCACCCTCGAGTGGTGCGCGCAGGAGTCCCGCCGCCTCTACGGCCGGATCATCCCGACCGACGTCGACACGTCGCTCACGGTGCGCTACGAGCCCGTCGGCGTCGTGGGGGCGATCGTGCCCTGGAACTTCCCGGCCGGATCTCCGATGCGCAAGATGTCGGCCGCGATCTCGGCCGGCTGCGCCCTCGTGATCAAGGCGTCGCAGGAGGTGCCGGCAACCGTCTGCGCCCTCGCCGAGGTGTTCCACGATGCGGGCCTGCCGAAGGGCGTGCTCAACCTCGTCTTCGGCCGCGGCGCCGAGACCAGTGAGCACCTCATCGACTCGCCCGCCACCCGCCTGATCGCCTTCACCGGCTCGGTGCCCGTCGGCAAACAGCTGAACGCCCGCGCCGGTGCCCTGATGAAGCCCACCATCATGGAACTCGGCGGCCACGCACCCGTCATCATCGCGGCCGACGCCGACCCGGTCCAGGCCGCACGGCGCACGTCGGCGGCGAAGTGGGCCAACGCCGGCCAGGTCTGCACGTCGCCCAGCCGCATCTTCGTGCACGAGTCGATCGCCGCCGAGTTCACCGCGGAGCTGGTGCGGCTCGCGGCCGAGCTCGTCGTCGGCGAGCCTCTCGCCGAAGGCGTCACGATGGGTCCGCTCATCAACGAGAAGCGCGTCGAGGCGACTGAGCATCTGGTGCAGGATGCCGTGGCTCACGGCGCGACGGTCGCCTTCGGCGGCGAACGGCTCAGTGGTGAGGGGCGCGCCGAGGGCGGCTACTACTACGCGCCCACGATCCTCACGGGCGTCCCGCTGGATGCGGAGGTGATGTCCGAAGAGCCGTTCGGTCCCATCGCGCCGATCACCACCTTCACCGACCTCGACGAGGCGATCCGCATCGCCAACTCGCTGCCGTTCGGCCTGGCCGCCTACGGGTTCACCGAGTCGGCGTCGACGGCCGACATCCTCGCGCGCGGCTTCGAAGCCGGCATCCTCTCCATCAATCACTGCGGCGGCTCGGTCACCGAGGCCCCATCGGGCGGCGTCAAGGAATCCGGCCTCGGCCGCGAGTCCGGCCCCGAGGGCGTGCAGGCGTATCTCATCACCAAGCGCGTCAGCCACAAGCTGCGCTGA